GCTACGTGACACCGTATCAATGACCGCAGGAGAGTCTACGGATACGTCCTCGTTAGCCGGATACGTCCCGTTCGACGCGCAGCGGCAGCAGTCCTACGTCGAAGAGGGATACTGGCGGAACGAGACGTTCCACGAGGTGGTCGACCGGCACGCTGAATCGACGCCTGACCAAACGGCGCTCGTCGGACCGAAGCGCGAATTGACCTACGCAGAACTCGCGAAGAACACACGACAGATTGCGGCGTATTTCCTCGGTGAACTCGGCCTCCGTCCGAACGAGCGGGTAGTGTTCCAATTGCCGAACTGTACGGAGTTCGTCGAAGCGTTCCTCGCCTGTTCGCGGATCGGCGTGATCCCGGTGATGGTTCTCCCGCGTCACCGCGAGGCGGAAGCGAACCACGTGGTGGAGTTGACTGACGCGCGTGCGTACGTCGTCGATCACGACAGGTACCCGAGCGGGTTCGACTTCGTCGATCTGGCCGATGACGTCCGAACGTCGCACGACTGTCTCGACCACGTGATTACCGTCGTCGACGAGGAGACCGACGCTGTAGATGGGTGTGTGACGTTCAGTTCGATGCGGGACGAGCAGTGGACCGAGCGGCATAGTGAAAACGTCGCAGAGAGGACTGTCGATCCGACAGAACCCGGTGTGATGCTGCTCTCCGGCGGGACTACTGGACTGCCGAAGGCGATTCCACGGACCCACAACGATTACGTGTTCCAGTGGGAGAAGATGGCCGAGGTCGCCGGGGTCGAAGACGACTGGGTGGCCTTTCCGAGCGTCCCGATCGGACACAACGCTTCGCTGAACTGTATCGTCGGTGCTGCGCTGTGGCGTGGGGCGACCGTCGCAGTCGAGCCAACGCTGAAGCCGGAGAGCCTGATGGCGTTCATCGAACGGGTCGGCGGTAGCTACACGCTGCCGATGCCGACGCAGATATTGGATATCTTGGA
This DNA window, taken from Halobellus sp. LT62, encodes the following:
- a CDS encoding (2,3-dihydroxybenzoyl)adenylate synthase, yielding MTAGESTDTSSLAGYVPFDAQRQQSYVEEGYWRNETFHEVVDRHAESTPDQTALVGPKRELTYAELAKNTRQIAAYFLGELGLRPNERVVFQLPNCTEFVEAFLACSRIGVIPVMVLPRHREAEANHVVELTDARAYVVDHDRYPSGFDFVDLADDVRTSHDCLDHVITVVDEETDAVDGCVTFSSMRDEQWTERHSENVAERTVDPTEPGVMLLSGGTTGLPKAIPRTHNDYVFQWEKMAEVAGVEDDWVAFPSVPIGHNASLNCIVGAALWRGATVAVEPTLKPESLMAFIERVGGSYTLPMPTQILDILDHPDVDQYDLTSLKVLVSGGQKVPPAVVEQSVDRWGVGFCNIFGMAEGPLICSRPDDAVEIQANTVGRPIAPEADEIRIVGGDREDELDAGEPGELSVRGPGFFTGYFRNEEENAENFSANGWFFTEDVLARRPDGNLQVFGRMKDTIIRGGENIYAPGVEDELIEHPKIANVAIIGVPDDRLGERPAAVVELADGVEEITLEEISAFLDERGIAVFKRPERLATVRSLPRTEVGKIEKKELEDRILDLIESPESDTE